In Zea mays cultivar B73 chromosome 7, Zm-B73-REFERENCE-NAM-5.0, whole genome shotgun sequence, the following proteins share a genomic window:
- the LOC103633337 gene encoding uncharacterized protein, translating into MATELDVSKSRRFDIAMSRRTRRSTSLVACFQDQYTPSLAQHRHQELKAFLQCQDEELKALQRCEDAEHKTLCLNEDEELKIPQVPMQYEDDKQETPEQYEDGQEKESQQYPDQEQEIPDSCQDDEKTPNQYLDEGKMLEQYQDEDDELPSQYQDHELVTQKLPEEDEGTASERFQDEERKELHQHQEADEQTSQSEDEEEPKSQQERHDVEQKAPKQFQVLKKVAAPPRPVENVPRFSLQELIRQKQQLPTGEAMATSKVGGRGESVLADHMVSGAGAAAAEGTALAMVIKRPEGGKKPMGMIRRCVKALNQMIKAKHGSKKNLHF; encoded by the coding sequence ATGGCCACCGAACTAGATGTGAGCAAGTCTCGCCGCTTCGACATTGCCATGTCGAGGCGAACCCGGCGATCGACAAGCCTGGTAGCCTGCTTTCAAGATCAGTATACACCATCCCTGGCACAGCATCGCCACCAAGAGCTGAAGGCGTTTCTGCAATGCCAGGATGAAGAGCTGAAGGCACTCCAGCGATGCGAGGATGCAGAGCACAAGACACTGTGTTTGAATGAAGACGAGGAGCTGAAGATTCCACAAGTACCAATGCAGTATGAAGATGACAAGCAAGAGACGCCAGAGCAATATGAAGATGGGCAGGAGAAGGAGTCGCAGCAATATCCAGACCAAGAGCAGGAGATACCAGATTCATGTCAAGACGATGAGAAGACACCGAACCAGTATCTAGACGAAGGGAAGATGCTAGAGCAGTATCAAGATGAAGATGATGAGCTGCCATCACAATACCAAGACCATGAGCTGGTGACACAGAAGCTACCTGAGGAAGATGAGGGGACTGCATCAGAGCGATTCCAAGACGAGGAGAGGAAGGAACTTCATCAGCACCAAGAGGCAGATGAGCAGACGTCACAGTCTGAGGACGAGGAGGAGCCCAAGTCTCAGCAGGAACGCCATGACGTCGAGCAGAAGGCACCGAAGCAATTCCAAGTCTTGAAGAAGGTAGCCGCGCCACCACGTCCTGTGGAGAACGTGCCCCGGTTCTCCCTCCAGGAGCTTATACGGCAGAAGCAGCAGCTTCCAACCGGCGAGGCGATGGCTACCAGCAAGGTAGGCGGCCGTGGGGAGAGTGTCCTCGCTGACCATATGGTTTCAGGAGCAGGTGCAGCAGCCGCAGAGGGCACGGCACTGGCGATGGTGATAAAGCGACCCGAGGGAGGGAAGAAGCCCATGGGCATGATACGCCGGTGCGTCAAGGCCCTGAACCAGATGATCAAGGCCAAGCACGGGTCCAAGAAGAACCTGCATTTCTAG